In Arthrobacter sp. CJ23, the genomic window ATGATCCGGCCGTCGTAGACCGCCTCATGCGAACAAAAGGCCGCTGGGCAATCGTGGGGCTGAGCACGAATGAGTGGCGCTCCGCCTTCGAGGTGGCCCTCTATGTACGCGGCACCATGGGCATGGAGATCATCCCCATCAACCAGCGGGGCGAGGACGTCCACGGCGAAACCGGCTACAAGTTCCTCTCCGACGTGCCCCTGGAACGCCAGCCCATCGACGTGGTGGACTGCTTCGTGAATTCCCAGCGCGTGGGAGCCGTGGTGGACCAGGCCATCGAGGCCGGCGCGA contains:
- a CDS encoding CoA-binding protein; this encodes MTHVNDPAVVDRLMRTKGRWAIVGLSTNEWRSAFEVALYVRGTMGMEIIPINQRGEDVHGETGYKFLSDVPLERQPIDVVDCFVNSQRVGAVVDQAIEAGAKAVWLQLGVIDEDAAERAKAAGLDVVMNLCPAQMGWRYGL